Proteins encoded together in one Desulfosporosinus meridiei DSM 13257 window:
- a CDS encoding SLC13 family permease, with the protein MNSNSVKRIFFIGLGICLFLIFFYAPQFGPAVDPSGKSFELSQQGKAAIGLFFLASIWWVFEVTPIGVTSLMIGVVQALFLIRPAKEAFRDFMDPTVMFILGSLLIGLAFTKSGITKRIAYKMLVVVGEDTRKILLGVFIVTALLTHIMAHTAVAATMFPILVTILALYNGDNSEGKPTKFGKALFIGMAYTAGAGSICTLLGGARNPAAVGFFTEFTGKQISFVDFSIHLAPFGWASVFLIWALLMVIYKPEKAKIPGLRDKAKSEYAKLGPVNSKEIFVSVVVAFALAMLVLQAIIPALKTMDRSVPLLLAGVLFFLSKVLTVEDLEKKIPWNIVLLFSGAMSIGFCLWQTGAAQWIAIKWLSMIAGAHWLVFLLAVCFLVLIMTNFIMNVAAIAITLPVALVMAQYLGVNPELVMYGAVAMAGMPFLLLIGAAPNAMAYESKQFTTGEFFVSGIPASAVIMGVLVIMTFTYWPLVGMPALVR; encoded by the coding sequence ATGAACAGTAATAGTGTAAAAAGAATTTTCTTTATTGGATTAGGAATATGTTTATTTTTAATATTTTTTTATGCTCCACAATTCGGACCTGCGGTGGATCCATCAGGAAAGTCATTTGAATTGAGTCAACAAGGGAAAGCAGCCATAGGTTTGTTCTTTTTAGCAAGTATATGGTGGGTTTTTGAAGTAACCCCTATTGGTGTTACAAGTCTAATGATTGGCGTGGTGCAAGCCTTATTTCTAATCCGTCCGGCTAAAGAAGCTTTTAGAGATTTCATGGATCCTACAGTAATGTTTATTCTAGGATCATTACTAATAGGGTTAGCATTTACAAAATCAGGAATTACCAAACGGATTGCCTACAAAATGCTGGTTGTTGTGGGTGAGGATACTAGAAAGATTTTACTAGGTGTATTTATTGTCACTGCTCTATTAACCCACATCATGGCTCATACGGCGGTAGCAGCTACTATGTTCCCTATATTAGTTACAATTTTGGCCTTATATAATGGTGATAACTCCGAAGGAAAACCTACAAAGTTTGGCAAGGCTTTGTTCATAGGTATGGCTTACACCGCTGGTGCAGGAAGTATCTGTACTCTCCTGGGTGGCGCTCGTAACCCCGCAGCTGTTGGTTTTTTCACAGAGTTTACCGGTAAACAAATATCATTCGTTGACTTTTCAATCCATTTGGCTCCTTTTGGTTGGGCTAGTGTTTTCCTTATCTGGGCTTTATTAATGGTCATTTATAAACCTGAAAAAGCAAAAATTCCTGGTCTTCGAGATAAAGCTAAATCAGAATATGCAAAACTTGGTCCCGTCAACAGCAAGGAGATATTTGTAAGTGTTGTTGTAGCTTTTGCTCTGGCTATGCTTGTATTACAGGCCATTATCCCAGCTTTGAAGACGATGGATCGTTCAGTGCCTTTGCTACTAGCTGGTGTGTTATTCTTCCTCTCAAAAGTACTGACTGTAGAAGATTTAGAAAAGAAAATCCCTTGGAATATCGTTCTCCTCTTTTCAGGAGCTATGAGTATTGGTTTCTGCTTATGGCAAACAGGTGCGGCCCAGTGGATTGCAATTAAGTGGTTGTCAATGATAGCAGGCGCACATTGGTTGGTTTTCTTGCTGGCAGTATGTTTCCTTGTGCTAATTATGACAAACTTCATTATGAACGTTGCAGCCATTGCCATCACCCTGCCTGTAGCACTTGTTATGGCTCAGTATTTAGGCGTCAACCCCGAGCTGGTTATGTATGGTGCAGTTGCAATGGCCGGTATGCCATTCTTACTGTTGATTGGCGCAGCTCCTAATGCTATGGCTTATGAATCGAAGCAGTTTACGACAGGTGAGTTCTTTGTTAGTGGTATCCCGGCAAGTGCTGTAATTATGGGTGTTTTGGTAATTATGACTTTCACCTATTGGCCACTTGTTGGAATGCCGGCACTAGTAAGATAA
- a CDS encoding ATP-binding protein, with the protein MFRILKNKSFASQIMFVVSAILLIPILVMMYDIFFSGAKDEMLLTTKEERLGTMVNATVQGLTKGLEGYSLEYRSPLSKTDIKTIANAFDSIAKPLADGNPGVRLGLYIPETNDLFVYGFLHQYRPQTPEEIKAREYRILNEASSGLIAVKATKEPLARIAGSLGDQAFEYLVPVIKDGKLIAIAWADEQVHPVFAQSRQFSLITRYMTLFGLILGLGTALYVIHNLASEVQIIKNGILSMQEDSDKRLPTLPGEIGEVVQAINNMADNLKEKKRLEEELMRSERLVALGRLVTGVAHELRNPLAIVKSTVQVMEGEFKTQEGLSEYTKVICEQVDRGNLVIKELLDFGRPSRPIVSPTELNSLLSSVLTFTYPMLRQNKIQLEKRFEPNLPLVNIDMDRMKQVFVNLIINSVQAMHNGGKLIIQSQAKAETIEVQITDTGTGIEASDLSRVFDPFYTTRDDGAGLGLSISYQIIHMHLGNIWVAETSPRGTTIIVSIPRSNSLPIKQ; encoded by the coding sequence TTGTTTAGAATTCTCAAGAACAAATCTTTCGCTTCGCAAATAATGTTTGTTGTTTCGGCAATTCTACTTATTCCTATCTTGGTAATGATGTATGACATCTTTTTTTCTGGAGCAAAGGATGAAATGCTCTTAACCACTAAAGAAGAGCGATTGGGAACCATGGTCAATGCTACTGTCCAAGGCTTGACAAAGGGTTTGGAGGGTTACAGTCTGGAATACAGATCTCCACTCTCTAAAACTGATATCAAAACAATTGCTAATGCCTTTGATTCAATAGCCAAGCCATTAGCTGATGGTAACCCCGGGGTGCGCTTGGGTTTATACATTCCTGAAACAAATGATCTTTTTGTCTATGGTTTTCTACATCAATACAGACCCCAAACCCCTGAGGAAATAAAAGCTCGCGAGTATCGCATTTTAAACGAGGCTTCTTCAGGCCTTATAGCAGTTAAAGCAACTAAAGAACCTCTTGCTCGTATTGCAGGTTCATTAGGAGATCAAGCATTTGAATACTTGGTGCCAGTGATAAAGGACGGAAAACTGATTGCCATTGCCTGGGCAGATGAACAGGTTCATCCGGTCTTTGCGCAAAGCAGGCAGTTTAGCCTCATTACCCGATACATGACCTTATTTGGTTTGATACTTGGTCTGGGGACAGCCCTTTATGTTATTCATAACTTAGCTTCTGAAGTGCAGATAATTAAGAATGGAATATTAAGCATGCAGGAAGATAGTGATAAAAGGCTTCCTACGCTGCCGGGAGAAATCGGAGAAGTTGTTCAAGCTATCAACAATATGGCAGACAACTTAAAGGAAAAGAAAAGGCTGGAAGAAGAATTAATGCGCTCCGAAAGACTTGTGGCTTTAGGAAGACTGGTCACAGGAGTTGCGCATGAATTAAGGAATCCTTTGGCGATTGTTAAATCAACCGTTCAAGTTATGGAGGGCGAGTTTAAAACCCAAGAAGGACTATCGGAATATACAAAAGTAATTTGTGAACAAGTGGATCGCGGAAATCTTGTTATTAAGGAGTTGTTAGATTTTGGTCGACCAAGTAGACCAATCGTTAGTCCGACTGAGTTAAATAGTTTATTGTCATCCGTTCTAACATTTACCTATCCCATGCTAAGGCAAAATAAGATTCAATTAGAGAAGCGGTTTGAACCCAATCTACCTTTGGTGAATATCGATATGGATCGAATGAAACAAGTTTTTGTAAATTTAATTATTAACTCTGTACAGGCAATGCACAATGGAGGGAAGCTTATCATTCAATCACAGGCTAAAGCAGAAACCATTGAAGTTCAGATCACTGATACCGGTACAGGAATTGAAGCAAGTGATCTCTCGCGTGTCTTCGATCCGTTTTATACAACCAGAGACGATGGTGCCGGTTTAGGATTGTCGATTAGCTATCAAATTATCCATATGCACTTAGGCAATATATGGGTCGCTGAAACCTCTCCCAGAGGGACTACAATAATTGTGAGTATACCTAGATCGAACTCACTTCCAATAAAACAGTAA